The nucleotide window TAGAAATTGTATTAAGTAACCCACGTATTCAGAAGCGAAAAAGAAACTGATCAAGTTTCATATCAGGTTGAAATAAATTTAACTACTTTCACTATATTagattattttccttttcattttttctaaattcaGTAAAAACTTATGCATGTGTATAGTGTCATCTCTTTATTATGTATAGCAACATATTAATTGactaataatcttaatttttttttaggaatTATGTCATATGTAGGGCCTTCTAGTTCTGCCCCAGGAAGCACCACAAAGATAAAAGTTTCAATTAGTCCAGTTGGAGAGATTActggagataacaaaaatcaattcaCCTCATTTCTAGGAAATGTGGTCAGGACTTATTGTCCAATTGCATACAAAGACTGGCGGCTTGTGCCAGATACCATCAAGGATAATGTTTGGTCAACTGTTTTAGTAAGCATTtaaatacatgagttttactttttaatgtttataatataattgttgttAACAATTGCCCTATTTAATGAAATATGTAGGCCAAATATGATGTTGGCGACAGTGACGGCTGTAAAACTGCCATAATTAAGCGTGCTAATGATATGTGGAAGGATTGGAAGAACCGATTACGAGGAACTGTCCTGGATATGTATGATAATGATGGAGACAGGAAAAAAAATTGCCCTAATGGCGTAAAGCTAGAAGATTGGGTCAAATTCGTTGATTACGAATCTATAGAAGAGGCAAAGTCTCGTCGTGGAAAGGGAAAAGAATCCAGAAGCGAAATGAAGTTCCCTCACACGACTGGGCGACAGGGATCTGTTAGGACGGCagagttgattgtaagtttttaatataactttaatttcttttaatccaaTTTAAGAATACAGAATAATTAACATGATTTCTCATTGTAAATTACAGCAACAAAAAATTCCAGATACTTAAATCAGAAGAACTGAATTATTTCTGGCAACTCATACTAGATCCGATGGGTCTCTCCCTTCACAGGAGCTGAGCATCACAacggaaaaaataaaagacataGTTGCCATTGACCCGGCTTGtatacataatgatttaaatCACGACCCGGTTGCAcaggtttttcattcattctcttcactttgacatacttagctttctgaacattttttattataatatacATGCATTACTAATAATAGTTGATTATCATTTAGGTTTGTCGTCTTGATAAAAGAGGACGTGTAAGGGGGTTGGGTCATATTGCAAAAACTACCATTATTGCTTCAACCCCttacattaatgaaattagagaaggaaagggCGAAATTGCCGAGGTTAAAGCATCGATGATTGTATTAAAAGAGCAAATGGAAAACAAGATCAATGAGTGAAAGGACATGATATTGACCATTGGAGAACGTTTTCTTGAAGTTCAGAATCAAATAAATACTCCAGTTCAACCAATGCAATGCTTTCTAGGCACTGCTGGTTCTCAGGTATtttaacaataaaagaataatgtacagttactattttatccatgaaaataataaaaattatttcttgtAGGCATTTTTTCGATCTGGCGATACCTCAAGTCATCGTGATGAGTcagctccacctccacctccacttcTACGGGTGGAACAAATCTGTCATTTGACAGATATTTGTAGTCGAGTTGTTGCACGTGGGCGTCTGATTAGAGATAATGCAGGCATCCCTCCAGATTGCATCAAAGTTATATTGGATGTTGTTAAAGTTCCCAGTGCGAATGTGTTTGGTGACATTGAGAAGACGTTAGCCGATTGTGACGTGGGTGATGTTCTCGTTTGGCCTAGAGTGCTGATgaaaacatagatattaaaggagtttacttaaaa belongs to Magnolia sinica isolate HGM2019 chromosome 8, MsV1, whole genome shotgun sequence and includes:
- the LOC131254155 gene encoding uncharacterized protein LOC131254155; this translates as MCNINKHADGYYNITLKMLNGWGRFRRNIKEEDEPFIHASQAAQVFYCKDPTRDDWHVVLDVPKRLTKDAYAFEDPLVFEARLTACSSSPSLVNDLYDPTSEDIQEGSYVEIVLSNPRIMSYVGPSSSAPGSTTKIKVSISPVGEITGDNKNQFTSFLGNVVRTYCPIAYKDWRLVPDTIKDNVWSTVLAKYDVGDSDGCKTAIIKRANDMWKDWKNRLRGTVLDMYDNDGDRKKNCPNGVKLEDWVKFVDYESIEEAKSRRGKGKESRSEMKFPHTTGRQGSVRTAELIVSF